Proteins from a genomic interval of Panthera tigris isolate Pti1 chromosome A2, P.tigris_Pti1_mat1.1, whole genome shotgun sequence:
- the STAB1 gene encoding stabilin-1 isoform X1 — protein MAGPRGLLLLCLLAFCLAGSSFTRGQKVRSRRCDVKTKFVMRIPCTMCPAIKRRMCPPGWLRELPEKISQDCRYEVQLGDSLMSMSGCSMECWKDVVEKACCPGYWGSQCYECPGGAETPCNGRGTCLDGIDGNGTCVCQENFSGSSCQECQDPSRFGPNCQSVCSCVHGVCNHGPLGDGSCLCFAGYTGPRCDQELPVCQALNCPQNSQCSAEAPACSCLPGHTQQGRECRAPNPCQPSPCSPLAQCSVSPTGQAQCRCPKDYHGDGTVCLPHDPCTINHGGCPINSTVCLYLRSGKASCQCKPGLVSINHNASAGCFAYCFPHSCDRSATCQVTSDGKTSCVCKEGEVGDGRACYGHLLHEIQKASQLGVVFLRLRVTLAMLDQGCREILTTSGPFTVLVPSLSSVFSRTMNASVARQLCKQHIVAGQHILEELGTQQTRRWWTLDGQELTVTFNHFMQKYTYKYKEHPQQTFTIQKANYPAANGVFHLVTALQWQPPPELPEDPKRTIGQILASTEAFSRFETILENCGLPSILDGPGPFTVFVPSNEAVDMLRDGRLIYLFTAGLSKLQELVKYHIYSHGQLTIEKLISKGRVLTMANQVLAVNISEEGRILLGPEGVPLRRVDVLAANGVIHMLEGVLLPPTILPILPKHCNEEQYKIMAGSCVDCQALNTSMCPPNSMKLDIFPKECVYTHDPTGLNVLKKGCAHYCNQTILKPGCCKGFFGPDCIQCPGGFSNPCYGKGTCSDGVRGNGACLCFPDYKGIACHICSNPNKHGDRCQEDCGCVHGLCDNRPGSGGVCQRGTCAPGFSGHFCNESSVNCGPTERAQSCHLHARCVSQGGVTRCVCLDGFEGDGFSCTPSNPCSHPDRGGCSENAECVPGALGNHHCTCHKGWSGDGRVCVAIDECELDVRGGCHADALCSYVGPGQSRCTCKLGFAGDGYVCSPIDPCRAGNGGCHDLATCQAVGGGQRVCTCPSGYGGDGFNCYGDIFRELEANAHFSVFYQWIKSAGITLPTDSRVTALVPSESAIRRLSPEDQAFWLQPRMLPHLVRAHFLQGALSEEELARLAGQDVATLSPTTRWEIHNISGRVWVQNASVDVADLLATNGVLHVLSQVLLPPRGDALHGQGLLQQLDSVPAFHLFRELLQHHRLVPQIEAATAYTIFVPTNRSLEAQGNSSILDADTVRHHVILGEALSTESLQKGGHRNSLLGPAHWLVFYNHSGQPEVNHMPLEGPVLEAPGRSLFGLSGVLTVGSSRCLHSHAESLREKCINCTRKFRCTQGFQLENTPRKSCVYRSGYSFSRGCSYTCAKKIQVPDCCPGFFGTLCEPCPGGLGGVCSGHGQCQDRLLGSGECHCHEGFHGTACEMCELGRYGPTCAGVCDCAHGLCQEGLQGDGSCVCHAGWQGPRCDQKISGPQCPKKCDPNANCVQDSATAPACVCAAGYSGDGVHCSEVDPCARDHGGCSPHANCTKVAPGQRTCTCQDGYTGDGELCQEVNSCLIHHGGCHMHAECIPTGPQQVSCSCREGYSGDGIRTCELLDPCSQSNGGCSPYAVCKSTGDGQRTCTCDAAHTVGDGFTCRARVGLELLRDRHASFFSLHLLEYKELKGDGPFTVFVPRADLMSNLSQDELAPIRAHRQLVFRYHVVGCRQLRSQELLDEGYVTTLSGHTLRIHEREGSIYLNDFARVVSSDHEAVNGVLHFIDQVLLPPDVLYWKPDVAPVLRRNVTAAAESFGYKIFSGLVKVAGLLPLLQDAAHRPLTMLWPTDSALQALPPDRQAWLYHEDHRDKLAAILRGHVIRNIEALASDLPNLGPLRTMHGTPISFSCSRVRPGELTVGEEDARIMQRHLPFEGGLAYGIDQLLEPPGLGARCDRFETRPLRLKICSICGLEPPCPEGSREQGSPETCWRYYSKFWTSPPLHSLALRSIWARSSLWGQPQGLGRGCHRNCVTTTWKPSCCPGHYGSECRACPGGASSPCGGHGVCMDGMSGSGQCQCHSRFTGTACELCASGAFGPQCQACRCTSHGRCDEGLGGSGSCFCDEGWTGPSCEVQLKLQPVCAPPCAPEAVCRAGNSCECGLGYEGDGRSCTVADLCGDGRGGCSEHATCSQAGTVVTCTCLPAYEGDGWSCRARDPCADGHRGGCSEHADCLNTGPNTRRCVCHAGYVGDGLQCLEEPEPPVDRCLGQPPPCHVDAVCTDLHFQEKQAGVFHLQAPSGPYGLNFSEAEAACGAQGAVLASLPQLSAAQKLGFHLCRVGWLANGSAAHPVVFPAADCGGGQVGVISLGLRKNHSERWDTYCYREQDVACRCRQGFVGDGTSVCNGKLLDVLAATANFSTFYGMLLGYANATPRGLDFLDFLDDELTYKTLFVPVNEGFVDNMTLSGPDLELHASNTTFLSTNASQDTVLPAHSGLSLFFSAVGPDNNSWVPVAPGAVVVSHVVVWDIMAFNGIIHALARPLLAPLQPQAVVAPEGPPVVAGVGAVVAAGALLGLVAGAFYLRARGQATGFGFSTFQAEDDAEDDFSPWQEGTSPTLVSVPNPVFGSPDAFCEPFDDSLLEEDFPDTQRILTVK, from the exons ATGGCAGGGCCCCGGGGCCTCCTCCTGCTCTGCCTCCTGGCCTTCTGCCTAGCAGGCTCCAGCTTCACCAGGGGGCAGAAG GTGCGGTCCAGACGCTGCGATGTGAAGACCAAGTTTGTCATGCGCATACCCTGCACCATGTGCCCCGCCATTAAGAGGCGGATGTGCCCCCCAGGCTGGCTTCGGGAGTTACCAGAGAAGATCTCACAGGACTGCCG CTACGAGGTGCAGCTGGGGGACTCTTTGATGTCTATGAGCGGCTGCAGCATGGAGTGCTGGAAGGACGTGGTGGAGAAGGCCTGTTGCCCCGGCTACTGGGGATCCCAGTGTTATG AGTGTCCTGGAGGTGCTGAGACTCCGTGTAATGGCCGTGGGACCTGCCTGGATGGCATAGACGGGAACGGGACCTGTGTGTGCCAG GAAAACTTCAGTGGCTCCTCCTGCCAGGAGTGCCAAGACCCCAGCCGATTTGGGCCCAACTGCCAGTCAG TGTGCAGCTGTGTTCATGGCGTGTGCAACCATGGGCCACTTGGAGATGGAAGCTGCCTGTGTTTTGCTGGATACACCGGACCCCGCTGTGACCAAG AGCTGCCAGTCTGCCAGGCCCTGAATTGTCCCCAGAACTCCCAGTGCTCTGCAGAGGCCCCTGCCTGCAGCTGCCTCCCGGGCCACACCCAGCAGGGCAGAGAATGTAGAG CCCCTAATCCCTGCCAGCCATCGCCCTGTTCCCCACTGGCCCAGTGCTCGGTGAGCCCCACGGGGCAGGCACAGTGTCGCTGCCCCAAGGACTACCACGGTGACGGGACGGTGTGTCTGCCCCATGACCCGTGCACCATCAACCATGGTGGCTGCCCCATCAACTCCACCGTGTGTCTATACCTGAGATCAGGCAAG GCCTCCTGCCAGTGTAAGCCAGGCTTGGTCAGCATCAATCACAATGCCTCTGCGGGCTGCTTTGCCTACTGTTTCCCTCATTCCTGCGACCGGTCAGCCACCTGTCAGGTGACCTCCGATGGGAAGACCAG CTGTGTGTGCAAGGAGGGTGAGGTAGGGGATGGGCGTGCCTGCTATGGACACCTGCTCCATGAGATACAGAAGGCCAGCCAGCTGGGTGTGGTGTTCCTGCGGCTGAGAGTCACCCTGGCCATGTTGG ACCAGGGCTGCCGCGAGATCCTCACCACATCGGGCCCATTTACCGTGCTGGTACCGTCCCTCTCGTCTGTCTTCTCCAGGACCATGAAC GCGTCCGTTGCCCGGCAGCTCTGCAAACAGCACATCGTAGCAGGACAGCACATCCTGGAGGAATTGGGGACCCAGCAGACACGCAGGTGGTGGACACTGGATGGGCAGGAGCTCACCGTCACTTTCAATCACTTCATG CAGAAGTACACATACAAGTACAAAGAGCACCCCCAGCAAACATTCACCATCCAAAAGGCCAACTACCCGGCAGCCAACGGTGTCTTCCACTTGGTCACTGCTCTGCAGTGGCAGCCCCCACCAGAGCTCCCTGAGGACCCCAAG AGAACCATCGGCCAGATCCTTGCCTCTACTGAGGCCTTCAGCCGGTTTGAAACCATCCTGGAG AACTGTGGGCTACCCTCCATCCTGGATGGGCCTGGGCCATTCACAGTGTTTGTCCCAAGCAACGAGGCTGTGGATATGTTGCGTGATGGCCGTCTGATCTACCTCTTCACAGCA GGTCTGTCGAAACTACAGGAGCTGGTGAAGTACCACATCTACAGCCATGGGCAG CTGACCATTGAGAAGCTCATCTCCAAGGGTCGGGTCCTCACCATGGCAAACCAGGTCCTGGCTGTGAATATCTCTGAGGAG GGGCGCATCCTGCTGGGACCCGAGGGGGTGCCACTACGGAGAGTGGACGTGCTGGCTGCCAATGGCGTGATCCACATGCTGGAGGGTGTCCTGCTGCCCCCGACCATCCTGCCCATCCTGCCTAAGCACTGCAACGAGGAGCAGTACAAGATCATGGCG GGCTCCTGTGTGGACTGCCAAGCCCTGAACACCAGCATGTGCCCCCCCAACAGCATGAAGCTG GACATCTTCCCCAAGGAGTGTGTCTACACCCATGACCCTACTGGGCTCAACGTCCTGAAGAAAGGCTGCGCTCACTACTGCAACCAGACTATCCTG AAACCTGGCTGCTGCAAAGGGTTTTTTGGGCCTGACTGTATACAGTGTCCTGGGGGCTTCTCCAACCCCTGCTATGGCAAAGGCACC TGCAGCGACGGGGTCCGGGGCAACGGGGCCTGCCTCTGCTTCCCAGACTACAAAGGCATCGCCTGCCACATCTGCTCTAACCCAAACAAGCATGGAGACCGGTGCCAGGAAG ACTGTGGCTGCGTCCACGGTCTCTGTGACAACCGTCCAGGCAGTGGGGGTGTGTGCCAGCGTGGCACGTGTGCCCCAGGCTTCAGCGGCCACTTCTGCAATGAGTCCTCTGTGAACTGTGGGCCCACGGAACGGGCCCAGAGCTGCCACCTGCACGCCCGCTGTGTTAGCCAGGGAGGCGTTACCAG GTGCGTCTGTCTCGATGGCTTCGAGGGTGATGGCTTCTCCTGTACACCCAGCAACCCCTGCTCCCACCCAGACCGTGGTGGCTGCTCAGAAAAT GCTGAGTGtgtccctggggccctgggcaaCCACCACTGCACATGCCACAAAGGCTGGAGCGGGGACGGCCGTGTCTGTGTGGCCATCGACGAGTGTGAGCTGGATGTGAGAGGTGGTTGTCACGCCGACGCCCTCTGCAGCTACGTGGGACCTGGGCAG AGCCGGTGCACCTGCAAGCTGGGATTCGCAGGGGATGGCTATGTGTGCAGTCCTATTGACCCCTGCCGGGCAGGCAACGGTGGCTGCCATGACCTG GCCACCTGCCAAGCAGTGGGGGGAGGCCAGCGGGTCTGCACATGCCCCTCTGGCTATGGGGGTGATGGCTTCAACTGCTACGGAGACATCTTCCGG gagCTGGAGGCAAATGCCCACTTCTCTGTCTTCTACCAGTGGATCAAG AGTGCTGGCATCACTCTTCCTACCGACAGCCGAGTCACGGCCCTGGTGCCCTCTGAGTCTGCCATCCGTAGGCTGAGCCCCGAGGACCAGGCCTTCTGGCTGCAGCCGAGGATGCTGCCGCACCTGGTCAG GGCCCATTTTCTCCAGGGTGCCCTCTCTGAGGAGGAGCTGGCCCGGCTGGCTGGGCAGGATGTGGCCACCCTGAGCCCCACCACACGCTGGGAGATTCACAACATCAGTGGG AGGGTCTGGGTGCAGAATGCCAGCGTGGATGTGGCTGACCTCCTTGCCACCAACGGTGTCCTACATGTCCTCAGCCAG GTCTTACTGCCTCCGAGAGGGGACGCACTGCACGGGCAGGGGTTGCTGCAGCAGCTAGACTCGGTGCCTGCCTTCCACCTCTTCCGGGAGCTGCTGCAG CACCACAGGCTGGTGCCCCAGATTGAGGCGGCCACGGCCTACACCATCTTCGTGCCCACAAACCGTTCTCTGGAGGCCCAGGGAAACAGCAGCATCCTG GATGCAGACACGGTGCGACATCATGTGATCCTGGGGGAAGCCCTCTCCACAGAATCCCTACAGAAAGGGGGACACCGCAACTCTCTCCTGGGCCCTGCCCACTGGCTCGTCTTCTACAATCATAGCGGCCAG CCTGAGGTGAACCACATGCCGCTGGAAGGCCCTGTGCTGGAGGCCCCTGGCCGCTCATTGTTTGGCCTGTCGGGGGTCCTGACTGTGGGCTCAAGCCGCTGCCTGCATAGCCACGCTGAGTCCCTGCGG GAGAAATGCATAAACTGCACCCGGAAATTCCGCTGCACTCAGGGCTTCCAGCTGGAG AACACTCCCAGGAAGAGCTGTGTCTACCGATCTGGCTACTCATTCTCCCGGGGCTGTTCTTACACTTGTGCCAAGAAGATCCAG GTGCCTGACTGCTGCCCTGGCTTCTTCGGCACGCTGTGTGAGCCGTGCCCCGGGGGACTGGGTGGTGTGTGCTCGGGCCACGGGCAGTGCCAGGACCGGCTCCTGGGCAGTGGAGAGTGCCACTGCCACGAGGGCTTCCATGGAACAGCCTGTGAGATGTGTGAGCTGGGCCGCTATGGGCCCACCTGTGCCGGAG TCTGTGACTGTGCCCATGGGCTGTGCCAGGAGGGGCTCCAAGGGGATGGAAGCTGTGTCTGTCATGCGGGCTGGCAGGGCCCCCGCTGTGACCAGA AGATCAGCGGCCCTCAATGCCCAAAGAAGTGCGATCCCAATGCCAA CTGCGTACAGGACTCGGCTACAGCCCCGGCCTGTGTCTGTGCTGCGGGCTACTCAGGCGACGGCGTCCACTGTTCAG AGGTGGACCCTTGTGCCCGTGACCACGGGGGCTGTTCCCCTCACGCCAACTGTACCAAGGTGGCGCCTGGGCAGCGGACGTGCACCTGCCAGGATGGCTACACAGGAGATGGGGAGCTGTGCCAGG AAGTTAACAGCTGTCTCATCCACCACGGGGGCTGCCACATGCATGCTGAATGTATCCCTACAGGCCCCCAGCAG GTCTCCTGCAGCTGCCGTGAGGGTTACAGTGGGGATGGCATCCGGACCTGTGAACTCCTGGACCCTTGCTCCCAG AGTAACGGAGGCTGCAGCCCCTATGCTGTGTGTAAAAGCACAGGGGATGGCCAGAGGACGTGTACCTGTGACGCAGCCCACACCGTGGGTGATGGCTTCACCTGCCGTGCCCGAGTTGGCCTG GAGCTCCTTCGGGACAGGCATGCCTCATTCTTCAGCCTCCACCTCCTG GAATACAAGGAGCTCAAGGGCGATGGGCCTTTCACAGTCTTTGTGCCTCGCGCAGATCTAATGAGCAACCTGTCGCAG GATGAGCTGGCCCCGATTCGCGCCCACCGCCAGCTTGTGTTCCGCTACCACGTGGTCGGCTGCCGGCAGCTGAGGAGCCAGGAGCTGCTGGACGAGGGCTACGTCACCACGCTCTCAGGGCACACGCTGCGCATCCACGAGAGGGAG ggcagcATCTATCTCAATGACTTCGCCCGTGTGGTGAGCAGTGACCACGAGGCTGTGAATGGCGTGCTGCACTTCATCGACCAAGTCCTGCTGCCGCCGGACGTGTTATACTGGAAGCCTGATGTTGCCCCTGTCCTGCGG AGAAACGTCACCGCTGCTGCTGAGAGCTTTGGTTACAAGATCTTCAGCGGCCTTGTGAAG GTGGCTGGCCTCCTGCCCCTGCTTCAGGATGCGGCCCACAGGCCCCTCACAATGCTGTGGCCCACAGACTCTGCCCTGCAAGCCCTGCCACCTGATCGCCAGGCCTGGCTGTACCATGAAGACCACCGTGACAAGCTGGCAGCCATTCTGCGGGGCCATGTGATTCGCAACATTGAG GCCTTGGCATCTGACTTGCCCAACCTGGGCCCACTCCGCACCATGCATGGGACCCCCATCTCCTTCTCCTGTAGCCGTGTCCGGCCG GGTGAGCTCACCGTGGGTGAGGAGGATGCCCGCATCATGCAGCGGCACCTTCCCTTTGAGGGTGGCCTGGCCTATGGCATCGACCAGCTGCTGGAGCCACCTGGCCTTGGTGCCCGCTGTGACCGCTTTGAGACTCGACCTCTGCGGCTG AAGATCTGTAGCATTTGTGGGCTAGAACCGCCTTGTCCTGAGGGCTCACGGGAGCAG GGCAGTCCTGAGACCTGCTGGCGGTACTACTCAAAGTTCTGGACGTCCCCTCCACTGCACTCCTTGGCACTGCGCAGCATTTGGGCCCGGTCTAGCCTCTGGGGTCAGCCCCAAGGCCTGGGCAGGGGCTGCCACCGCAACTGTGTCACCACCACCTGGAAGCCCAGCTGCTGCCCTGGTCACTATGGCAGCGAGTGCCGAG CTTGTCCTGGTGGCGCCAGCAGCCCCTGTGGTGGTCACGGCGTGTGCATGGACGGCATGAGTGGCAGCGGGCAGTGCCAGTGCCATTCGAGGTTTACAGGGACAGCGTGTGAACTCTGTGCCTCGGGTGCCTTTGGGCCCCAGTGCCAAG CCTGCCGCTGCACCTCCCATGGCCGCTGTGACGAGGGCCTTGGGGGCTCTGGCTCCTGCTTCTGTGATGAGGGCTGGACCGGGCCAAGCTGTGAGGTGCAGCTGA AGCTGCAGCCCGTGTGTGCCCCGCCCTGTGCGCCCGAGGCCGTGTGCCGTGCGGGCAACAGCTGTGAGTGCGGCCTGGGCTATGAAGGGGATGGCCGCTCGTGCACAG TGGCGGACCTGTGCGGGGATGGGCGTGGTGGCTGCAGCGAGCACGCCACCTGCAGCCAAGCAGGCACAGTGGTCACCTGCACCTGCCTGCCCGCCTACGAGGGCGACGGCTGGAGCTGCCGGGCCCGCGACCCCTGTGCGGACGGCCACCGTGGGGGCTGCAGCGAGCACGCCGACTGCTTGAACACAGGCCCG AACACGAGGCGCTGTGTGTGCCATGCTGGCTACGTGGGTGATGGACTGCAGTGTCTGGAGGAGCCTGAGCCGCCCGTGGACCGCTGCCTGGGCCAGCCACCACCCTGTCACGTGGATGCTGTGTGCACTGACCTCCACTTCCAGG agAAACAGGCTGGTGTCTTCCACCTCCAGGCCCCCAGCGGCCCTTACGGCCTGAACTTCTCAGAGGCCGAGGCAGCGTGTGGGGCCCAGGGAGCTGTTCTTGCTTCTCTCCCTCAGCTCTCTGCTGCCCAGAAG CTCGGCTTCCACCTGTGCCGTGTGGGCTGGCTGGCCAACGGCTCGGCTGCCCACCCAGTCGTCTTCCCTGCGGCAGACTGCGGTGGTGGACAGGTGGGTGTCATCAGCCTGGGCCTCCGGAAGAACCACTCAGAGCGCTGGGACACCTACTGCTACCGCGAGCAAG ATGTGGCCTGCCGGTGCCGCCAAGGCTTTGTGGGTGATGGGACAAGCGTCTGCAATGGGAAGCTGCTCGACGTACTGGCTGCCACAGCCAACTTCTCCACCTTCTATGGG ATGCTGCTTGGCTATGCCAATGCCACCCCTCGGGGTCTGGACTTCCTGGACTTCCTGGACGATGAGCTCACCTATAAGACACTCTTTGTCCCTGTTAATGAAGGCTTCGTGGACAACATG ACGCTGAGTGGCCCAGACCTGGAGCTGCATGCCTCCAACACCACCTTCCTGAGCACCAATGCCAGCCAGGATACTGTGCTCCCCGCCCACTCGGGCCTCAGCCTCTTCTTCAGTGCTGTGGGCCCTGACAACAATTCCTGGGTCCCTGTG GCCCCAGGGGCGGTTGTGGTTAGCCACGTCGTCGTGTGGGACATCATGGCATTCAACGGCATCATCCATGCTCTGGCCAGGCCCCTTCTGGCTCCCCTACAACCT CAGGCAGTGGTGGCGCCTGAGGGTCCACCCGTGGTGGCAGGTGTGGGGGCTGTAGTGGCTGCTGGAGCACTGCTTGGCCTAGTGGCTGGGGCCTTCTACCTCCGTGCCCGAGGCCAGGCCACGGGCTTTGGCTTCTCCACCTTCCAG GCAGAAGATGATGCTGAGGATGACTTCTCCCCATGGCAGGAAGGAACCAGCCCAACCCTGGTCTCTGTTCCCAACCCCGTCTTCGGCAGCCCTGATGCCTTTTGTGAGCCCTTCGAT GACTCACTCCTGGAGGAGGACTTCCCGGACACCCAGCGGATCCTCACGGTCAAGTGA